A section of the Rhizobium sp. BG4 genome encodes:
- a CDS encoding polysaccharide deacetylase family protein, with product MSRIALLSSVVLALALCGCQTTKQPAPDKTIKTSSIKTEESTAGFPKPANLAFGETHHLAGRVLTVSSLKDLKLEPKEVVLSFDDGPIPGRTDRVLATLDRFGVKGAFMMVGEMAALHPELARRVAMEGNTIGSHTYKHPNLNTLSFDQAIAEITRGEAAVTKATGTDVNFFRFPYLADSRKLRSAVAAREMIVMDVDVDTKDYFSSTPEQVADRAMNRLRQRGRGIILMHDIHKRTAAMLPALLARLEAEGYKVVTLKFKRDDKPVVMASL from the coding sequence ATGTCCCGTATCGCCCTTCTTTCGAGTGTCGTTCTCGCGCTTGCCCTTTGCGGCTGCCAGACAACCAAGCAGCCTGCCCCCGACAAGACGATCAAGACGTCTTCGATCAAGACCGAGGAGAGCACTGCGGGCTTTCCCAAGCCCGCCAATCTCGCTTTCGGCGAAACCCATCATCTTGCCGGCCGCGTGCTGACCGTTTCATCGCTCAAGGATTTGAAGCTGGAGCCGAAGGAAGTCGTGCTCTCCTTCGACGACGGCCCGATTCCCGGCCGCACCGACCGGGTGCTCGCAACGCTCGACCGCTTCGGCGTCAAGGGAGCCTTCATGATGGTCGGCGAAATGGCGGCGCTGCATCCGGAGCTGGCGCGGCGCGTCGCCATGGAAGGCAACACGATCGGCAGCCACACCTACAAGCATCCGAACCTCAACACGCTGTCCTTCGACCAGGCGATCGCCGAGATCACCCGCGGCGAAGCGGCCGTGACCAAGGCGACCGGCACCGACGTCAACTTCTTCCGCTTCCCCTATCTCGCCGACAGCCGCAAGCTCCGCTCTGCCGTCGCGGCGCGCGAGATGATCGTCATGGATGTCGATGTCGACACCAAGGACTATTTCAGCTCGACGCCCGAACAGGTGGCCGACCGCGCCATGAACCGGCTGCGCCAGCGGGGCCGCGGCATCATCCTGATGCACGACATCCACAAGCGCACCGCGGCCATGCTCCCTGCCCTGCTCGCGCGCCTGGAAGCCGAGGGCTACAAGGTGGTGACGCTGAAGTTCAAGCGGGACGACAAGCCCGTCGTCATGGCTTCGCTTTGA
- a CDS encoding Gfo/Idh/MocA family oxidoreductase: MSPINLAIVGVGKIVRDQHLPSIDKNADYKLVATASRHGTVEGIQSFTTIEAMLEAVPEIDAVSLCMPPQYRYEAAYKALSAGKHVFLEKPPGATLSEVADLEALAAAKGVSLFASWHSRYAAAVEAAKDFLSKTEIKKVHVIWKEDVRHWHPNQDWIWQAGGLGVFDPGINALSIVTHILPRAIFLTGATLEFPENRDAPIAADLHFRDAGAMTVHGEFDWRQTGKQSWDIIAETAAGTMELAEGGSKLSVNGELTFSAPEEEYPSLYRRFAEIIKAGQSDVDLAPLRHVADAFMLGKRKFVEAFHD; encoded by the coding sequence ATGTCCCCTATCAACCTCGCCATCGTCGGCGTCGGCAAGATCGTCCGCGACCAGCATCTTCCTTCCATCGACAAGAATGCCGACTACAAGCTCGTCGCGACGGCGAGCCGCCACGGCACGGTGGAGGGCATCCAGAGCTTCACGACGATCGAGGCGATGCTCGAAGCTGTTCCCGAGATCGACGCCGTCTCGCTCTGCATGCCGCCGCAGTACCGCTACGAGGCAGCCTACAAGGCGCTGTCGGCCGGCAAGCATGTGTTCCTCGAAAAGCCGCCGGGCGCGACGCTGAGCGAAGTGGCCGATCTCGAAGCGCTGGCTGCGGCCAAGGGCGTCTCGCTGTTTGCCAGCTGGCATTCGCGCTATGCCGCGGCCGTCGAGGCAGCCAAGGATTTCCTTTCGAAGACCGAGATCAAGAAGGTTCACGTCATCTGGAAGGAAGACGTGCGCCACTGGCATCCCAACCAGGACTGGATCTGGCAGGCCGGCGGCCTCGGCGTCTTCGACCCCGGCATCAACGCCCTGTCGATCGTCACCCACATCCTGCCGCGCGCCATCTTCCTGACCGGTGCGACGCTCGAATTCCCTGAGAACCGCGACGCACCGATCGCCGCCGACCTGCATTTCCGCGACGCCGGCGCGATGACCGTCCATGGCGAATTCGACTGGCGCCAGACCGGCAAGCAGAGCTGGGACATCATTGCCGAGACGGCGGCAGGCACGATGGAACTGGCCGAAGGCGGCTCAAAGCTTTCGGTCAACGGCGAGCTGACGTTCTCGGCGCCCGAGGAAGAATACCCCTCGCTCTACCGCCGCTTCGCCGAAATCATCAAGGCCGGCCAGTCCGACGTCGACCTGGCACCGCTGCGCCACGTCGCCGATGCCTTCATGCTCGGCAAGCGCAAGTTCGTGGAAGCCTTCCACGATTGA
- a CDS encoding DNA polymerase III subunit chi: protein MTEVLFYHLTESKLEDALPPLVDKSVERGWRVAIQMKEPARRDALDTHLWTYRDDSFLPHGTDESELAGNQPVLLTVTGDNANQATVRFIVDGAEPPQADAYERIVFMFDGYDPEQLEGARAQWKKLKGEGHNLTYWQQTPEGRWEKKA, encoded by the coding sequence ATGACCGAAGTCCTTTTCTACCATCTGACGGAATCCAAGCTGGAGGACGCGCTGCCGCCGCTCGTCGACAAGAGCGTCGAACGCGGCTGGCGCGTCGCCATCCAGATGAAGGAGCCGGCAAGACGGGATGCGCTCGACACCCATCTCTGGACCTATAGGGACGACAGTTTTCTGCCGCACGGCACCGATGAGAGCGAACTGGCAGGAAACCAGCCGGTTCTGCTCACGGTCACCGGCGATAACGCCAACCAGGCGACCGTCCGCTTCATTGTCGATGGCGCCGAACCACCGCAAGCCGATGCCTATGAGCGCATCGTCTTCATGTTCGACGGTTACGATCCGGAACAGCTGGAAGGCGCGCGCGCCCAATGGAAGAAGCTGAAAGGCGAGGGGCATAACCTCACCTATTGGCAGCAGACGCCCGAGGGGCGCTGGGAGAAGAAGGCCTAA
- a CDS encoding leucyl aminopeptidase, with the protein MSVKFDISFAKSAKISGGLTVLLKAGDGELAAGAEIADPAGVIAKASKIAKFSAKAMSALDLVAPEGSPADRLFVIGLGKPQDLVAHDWLKLGGIAAGKIKGADKATIFIDAPGAAIDAKAASGFALGMLMRAYAFDNYKTKKSDEDDKANGKSAKVTIVTADASGAKKALADAEAVAEGVNLARDLVNEPPNVLGPVEFAAKAKELEKLGVEVEILTEREMKRLGMGALLGVAQGSVRPPRLAIMHWKGGKAKDRPIAFIGKGVVFDTGGISIKPAAGMEDMKGDMGGAAAVTGLMHVLAARKAEVNAVGIIGLVENMPDGNAQRPGDIVTSMSGQTIEIINTDAEGRLVLCDALWYCNDRFKPRFMINLATLTGAIMVALGNVHAGLFSNDDTLSAQLTSAGLATNEKLWRMPLGRDYDKMIDSKFADMKNTGGRYAGSITAAHFLKRFVQETPWAHLDIAGTALGSPQDEINQSWGSGFGVRLLDQLVRDHYEA; encoded by the coding sequence ATGTCTGTTAAATTCGATATTTCATTCGCGAAATCCGCCAAGATTAGCGGCGGCCTTACCGTTCTCTTGAAGGCTGGCGACGGCGAACTTGCGGCTGGCGCAGAGATTGCCGACCCCGCAGGCGTCATCGCCAAGGCCTCGAAGATCGCCAAGTTTTCCGCCAAGGCGATGTCGGCACTCGACCTCGTCGCCCCCGAAGGCTCCCCCGCGGACCGACTCTTCGTCATCGGTCTCGGCAAGCCGCAGGATTTGGTTGCGCATGACTGGCTGAAGCTCGGCGGTATCGCTGCCGGCAAGATCAAGGGCGCCGACAAGGCGACGATCTTCATCGATGCGCCGGGTGCGGCGATCGACGCCAAGGCTGCCTCCGGCTTTGCGCTCGGCATGCTCATGCGCGCCTACGCTTTCGATAATTACAAGACCAAGAAGTCCGACGAGGACGACAAGGCGAATGGCAAGTCGGCCAAGGTGACGATCGTCACTGCCGATGCCTCCGGCGCCAAGAAGGCGCTGGCCGATGCCGAGGCTGTCGCCGAGGGCGTCAATCTCGCCCGCGATCTCGTCAATGAGCCGCCGAATGTGCTTGGCCCGGTCGAATTTGCCGCCAAGGCAAAGGAGCTCGAGAAACTCGGCGTCGAAGTGGAAATCCTGACGGAACGCGAAATGAAGCGGCTCGGCATGGGGGCGCTGCTCGGCGTGGCCCAGGGTTCCGTCCGTCCGCCGCGTTTGGCGATCATGCATTGGAAGGGCGGCAAGGCGAAGGACCGGCCGATCGCCTTCATCGGCAAGGGCGTCGTCTTCGATACTGGCGGCATCTCGATCAAGCCGGCTGCCGGCATGGAAGACATGAAGGGTGACATGGGCGGTGCCGCAGCCGTGACCGGCCTGATGCATGTGCTCGCCGCCCGCAAGGCGGAGGTCAATGCCGTCGGCATCATCGGTCTTGTGGAAAACATGCCTGATGGCAACGCGCAGCGCCCCGGCGATATCGTCACCTCGATGTCCGGCCAGACGATCGAGATCATCAACACCGATGCCGAAGGCCGCCTCGTGCTCTGCGATGCGCTCTGGTATTGCAACGACCGCTTCAAGCCGCGCTTCATGATCAACCTGGCAACGCTGACCGGCGCCATCATGGTCGCGCTCGGCAATGTCCATGCCGGTCTGTTCTCGAACGACGACACGCTCTCGGCGCAGCTGACGTCCGCCGGTCTCGCCACCAACGAGAAGCTCTGGCGCATGCCGCTCGGCCGCGATTACGACAAGATGATCGACTCGAAATTCGCCGACATGAAGAACACCGGCGGCCGCTATGCCGGTTCGATCACCGCGGCGCATTTCCTGAAGCGCTTCGTGCAGGAAACGCCCTGGGCGCATCTCGATATCGCCGGCACCGCGCTCGGCTCGCCGCAGGACGAGATCAACCAGTCCTGGGGCTCCGGTTTCGGCGTGCGCCTGCTTGATCAGCTCGTGCGCGACCATTACGAGGCCTGA
- a CDS encoding phosphatase PAP2 family protein has product MSGWRISFPPTAADIFVGLFCLWWLLLVIFYAFPGIDLATSRYFFTPATCDATALAGDVCGSFTLAGNWFLKNLRVIFFRLPYVVAIVQLGFLIACYTQHGATFNAVRARNLKVALGSLLIGPGLIVNLILKEHWGRPRPVSVTEFGGMMDFVQAGSFAGKCVSNCSFISGEAASAGWLLCLLVFIPQPARTGLFLPVVAVSLLTPMMRLAFGGHFLSDIILGWLLAVVVFAGLYAFTDSSHRPKNSEI; this is encoded by the coding sequence ATTTCCGGCTGGAGAATCAGCTTTCCGCCGACCGCTGCCGATATTTTCGTCGGGCTCTTCTGCCTGTGGTGGCTGCTGCTCGTCATCTTCTACGCCTTTCCCGGCATCGATCTGGCGACCTCCCGCTACTTTTTCACGCCCGCGACCTGCGACGCCACCGCGCTTGCCGGCGATGTCTGCGGCTCCTTCACGCTGGCCGGCAACTGGTTCCTCAAAAATCTCCGCGTTATCTTCTTCCGGCTACCCTACGTGGTGGCGATCGTTCAGCTCGGCTTCCTGATCGCCTGCTACACGCAGCATGGAGCGACGTTCAACGCGGTCCGGGCACGTAATCTTAAGGTCGCGCTCGGCTCGCTGCTGATCGGCCCAGGCCTGATCGTCAATCTGATCCTAAAGGAACATTGGGGCCGCCCTCGCCCGGTTTCCGTCACCGAATTTGGCGGCATGATGGACTTCGTCCAGGCCGGATCCTTCGCGGGCAAATGCGTCAGCAACTGTTCGTTCATCTCAGGCGAAGCGGCAAGTGCCGGCTGGCTTCTCTGTCTGCTGGTATTCATTCCGCAGCCGGCGAGAACCGGGCTTTTCCTGCCAGTTGTCGCAGTGTCGCTGCTGACGCCCATGATGCGGCTCGCTTTCGGCGGCCATTTCCTTTCCGACATCATCCTCGGCTGGCTGCTCGCGGTCGTCGTCTTTGCCGGTCTCTACGCGTTCACAGATTCGTCACACCGCCCAAAAAATTCTGAAATTTGA
- a CDS encoding LptF/LptG family permease, which translates to MKLLEIYILRRVGQMFFVALLPVLAIIWTTQVLQRVNLVTDSGQSVGSFAMLATLILPSIIPIVLPFALVIGITQTLTTMNNDSELTVIDAAGAKRSILVRPILLLAAVISVFSFFVDNVVEPKAKTGVRQMVAETYADLLSTVIEEKNFRKIDDGLFVQISERLAGRVLRGLFVVDERDPAFDMIYYAREGAVDQSGTSLLMKDGEVQRKTRDGNVSIIRFDSYSFDLSDLTENRGEATLRASDRDLSFLLNPDPTDKDYIAKPGSYTAELHRRLTDWTLPFVFALISLVIAGDARSHREARLHPMISALGIAFALRWASFYAANEIDTRPAYTVILYGIPVVASLIAIVLLNFHRRLVPTAISNRLSAISRLLSGYLGPRKNGKSGGAA; encoded by the coding sequence ATGAAACTTCTCGAGATCTACATATTGCGGCGCGTCGGCCAGATGTTTTTCGTAGCGCTGCTGCCAGTGCTTGCGATCATCTGGACGACTCAGGTGCTGCAGCGCGTCAATCTCGTGACCGACAGCGGGCAATCCGTCGGATCGTTCGCGATGCTGGCAACGCTGATCCTGCCGTCGATCATTCCGATCGTCCTGCCCTTCGCTCTCGTCATCGGCATCACCCAGACGCTGACGACGATGAACAACGATTCCGAGCTGACCGTCATCGACGCTGCCGGGGCCAAGCGCAGCATCCTGGTGCGCCCGATCCTGTTGCTTGCGGCCGTCATCAGCGTTTTCTCTTTCTTCGTCGACAACGTCGTCGAACCGAAGGCTAAGACCGGCGTCCGCCAGATGGTAGCTGAGACCTACGCCGACCTGCTCTCGACCGTCATTGAGGAGAAAAACTTCCGCAAGATCGACGACGGCCTGTTTGTGCAAATTTCCGAACGTCTCGCGGGCCGCGTCCTGCGTGGGCTCTTCGTCGTCGACGAGCGCGATCCGGCCTTCGACATGATCTATTATGCGCGCGAAGGCGCCGTCGACCAGAGCGGCACGTCGCTGCTCATGAAGGATGGCGAAGTCCAGAGAAAGACCCGCGACGGCAACGTCTCGATCATCCGCTTCGATTCCTATTCGTTCGACCTGTCGGACCTGACGGAAAACCGTGGCGAGGCGACGCTGCGCGCCAGCGACCGCGATCTGTCGTTCCTTTTGAACCCCGACCCGACAGATAAGGATTACATTGCGAAACCAGGCAGTTATACCGCCGAGCTGCATCGGCGCCTGACGGACTGGACGCTGCCTTTCGTCTTTGCTCTGATTTCACTGGTGATTGCCGGCGACGCACGCTCGCATCGCGAAGCGCGCCTCCACCCGATGATCTCGGCGCTCGGGATCGCCTTTGCTCTTCGCTGGGCATCTTTCTACGCTGCAAACGAGATCGATACGCGCCCAGCCTACACGGTGATCCTTTACGGCATCCCTGTTGTCGCTTCGCTGATTGCGATCGTCCTTCTCAATTTCCATCGGCGACTCGTTCCGACGGCCATCAGCAATCGCCTTTCGGCGATTTCGCGTCTTTTGAGCGGCTATCTAGGCCCGCGTAAGAACGGAAAATCGGGAGGTGCCGCATGA
- the lptG gene encoding LPS export ABC transporter permease LptG, translating to MIFGTLGRYFFRRYMVTTVWFFLGIISIVFLIDFSETATRMSGLPGYTVASGLLMTAVRLPLLLQQTIPFIALFVGMTVLIGLNRKYELVVTRAAGISVWQFMTPFVVGALLLGVLTVTVINPIAAWGQRQAALVETDWRGQDKLANKASQIPWIRQISGQDDVIIGAQTILENGTLLTDAVLIHFDSDGRVILRQDAKSAKLEDGYWLLKDVTERRPGEIVQRKPTVQLRTNLKQDFVRERLTPPETIAFFDLSNRIEIAKSFGVPTKALETQFHSLLSQPLLLVAMTLIAATVSLKFSRFNQSRSVILGGIISGFVLYVLTVLVKAFGSSGVVPPFVAAWIPVVVALALGATILLHQEDG from the coding sequence ATGATTTTCGGCACGCTTGGGCGTTATTTCTTCCGCCGCTACATGGTGACGACCGTCTGGTTCTTCCTGGGAATCATCAGCATCGTCTTCCTGATCGACTTCAGCGAGACCGCGACCCGAATGTCCGGCCTTCCCGGCTACACGGTTGCGAGTGGCCTGTTGATGACGGCGGTTCGTCTGCCGCTGCTTTTGCAGCAGACTATTCCATTCATCGCCCTCTTCGTCGGCATGACCGTGCTGATCGGGCTCAACCGGAAATACGAACTGGTCGTCACTCGCGCGGCAGGCATTTCCGTCTGGCAGTTCATGACGCCCTTCGTTGTCGGCGCCTTGCTGCTTGGCGTCTTGACGGTCACGGTCATCAACCCGATTGCCGCTTGGGGCCAGCGCCAGGCCGCGCTCGTCGAGACCGATTGGCGCGGGCAGGACAAGCTTGCCAACAAGGCATCGCAGATCCCGTGGATTCGTCAGATCAGCGGCCAGGACGACGTTATCATCGGCGCGCAGACGATCCTCGAGAACGGCACGCTGCTGACCGACGCGGTGCTTATCCACTTCGATTCGGATGGCCGGGTGATCCTGCGCCAGGATGCGAAGTCGGCAAAGTTGGAAGATGGTTACTGGCTTCTTAAGGATGTGACGGAGCGCCGCCCCGGCGAAATCGTCCAGCGTAAGCCAACGGTACAACTGCGTACCAATTTGAAGCAAGATTTCGTCAGGGAGCGCCTGACTCCACCTGAAACCATTGCTTTTTTTGATCTTTCTAATCGAATTGAAATTGCGAAATCCTTCGGTGTTCCGACCAAGGCGCTGGAGACGCAATTCCACTCACTGCTGTCGCAGCCGCTGCTTCTCGTAGCGATGACTCTCATTGCTGCAACAGTGTCCCTGAAATTTAGCCGGTTCAACCAATCGAGGTCCGTGATTCTGGGTGGCATCATCTCAGGCTTCGTGCTTTATGTGCTGACCGTGCTTGTAAAAGCATTTGGAAGCAGCGGAGTTGTGCCGCCTTTCGTGGCGGCCTGGATTCCGGTAGTCGTCGCGCTGGCACTCGGCGCAACGATTCTGCTTCATCAGGAGGATGGCTAG
- a CDS encoding LPS-assembly protein LptD yields the protein MAAGDRKTFSKQLVALLAGATLLSYSGSIPEVFAQENPAIQKLQPKVQEGQKLVLSANELVYNKDQQIVSVTGGVQINYAGYKLVAQRVEYNQKTGRMMALGNIEMISPDGNRMYSDKLDVTDDFANGFINALRIETADNTRIVAESGERVGGTQMILNRGVYTACLPCAENPEKPPFWQVKAERVIQNGEKHTIRLEKARFELLGTPIAYIPWIEVPDNTVKRKSGFLFPTMSTSQNLGFGLSIPYYYVFSPSMDATVTGTGYTEQGFLLDGEFRQRFENGTHTLRMAGINQLNPENFTSDTSDQRENRGMIASQAEFKINPRWTFGWDVMYQSDNNFSRTYNLKDYNQTTHTNQIYLTGLGKRNYFDLRSFYFDVQDADPTSEAEKQQAIVYPTMDYHYVAPQPLAGGELSLDVNLTNISRTHDSFFDNPLGDDRFSLKGQTARLSGELEWKRTFVTPAGVLITPLLAARGDAFSLNVDDPNSISGTSVYNGDFDNGDAATRGMLTAGLEVRYPFLITTSNSSHVIEPIAQVYARPDEPLAGALPNEDAQSFVFDATNLFDRDKFSGYDRIEGGTRANIGFQYTGTFDSGYKLHGIFGQSFQLAGDNSFASPDLVNAGAESGLETSRSDYVGLGGIETPQGLALAASYRLDEKDLSFRRGDFTAGFQNDTFQSQLIYTHITKQPDYGLLEDADELQTKASVKFKDYWSIFGGIAWDLNNDVIARKSIGLSYEDECTIFTIAYTDKRDLSDESASDWTIGAKLTFRTLGDINVGNFDDPDKKIYNN from the coding sequence GTGGCGGCAGGCGACCGCAAGACTTTTAGTAAACAGTTGGTTGCCCTGCTCGCAGGCGCGACTCTGCTCAGCTATTCCGGCAGCATTCCAGAAGTCTTTGCACAGGAAAATCCAGCTATCCAGAAGCTGCAGCCGAAGGTCCAAGAGGGCCAGAAGCTGGTGCTTTCGGCAAACGAACTGGTCTATAACAAGGACCAGCAGATCGTTTCCGTCACGGGTGGCGTTCAGATCAATTACGCCGGCTACAAGCTGGTGGCGCAGCGCGTCGAATACAATCAGAAGACCGGCCGGATGATGGCGCTCGGCAACATCGAGATGATCAGTCCCGATGGCAACCGGATGTATTCCGACAAGCTTGACGTCACTGACGATTTTGCCAATGGCTTCATCAACGCTCTCCGTATCGAGACAGCGGACAATACGCGCATCGTCGCCGAAAGCGGTGAGCGCGTCGGCGGCACGCAGATGATCCTGAACAGGGGCGTCTATACGGCCTGCTTGCCCTGCGCTGAAAACCCTGAAAAGCCGCCATTTTGGCAGGTCAAGGCTGAACGCGTCATCCAGAACGGCGAGAAGCATACCATTCGCCTGGAGAAGGCTCGCTTCGAGCTGCTCGGCACTCCGATCGCTTACATTCCGTGGATCGAAGTCCCAGATAACACCGTGAAGCGCAAGTCGGGTTTCCTGTTCCCGACGATGAGCACGTCGCAGAATCTCGGATTCGGGCTCTCCATTCCGTATTACTACGTGTTCTCGCCGAGCATGGACGCAACGGTGACGGGTACCGGTTATACCGAGCAGGGCTTCCTGCTTGATGGCGAGTTCCGTCAGCGTTTCGAGAACGGCACACATACGCTTCGGATGGCGGGTATCAACCAGCTCAATCCGGAGAACTTTACGAGCGATACGAGCGATCAGCGCGAAAACCGCGGCATGATCGCCTCGCAGGCCGAGTTCAAGATCAATCCGCGCTGGACCTTCGGCTGGGACGTCATGTATCAGTCCGACAACAACTTCTCGCGGACTTACAATCTTAAAGACTACAACCAGACAACGCATACCAACCAGATTTACCTGACGGGCCTCGGCAAGCGGAATTACTTCGATCTGCGCTCATTCTATTTCGACGTCCAGGATGCGGATCCGACGAGCGAAGCCGAAAAGCAGCAGGCGATCGTCTATCCGACGATGGACTATCACTATGTCGCGCCGCAGCCGCTGGCAGGTGGTGAACTGTCGCTCGACGTCAATCTGACGAATATCTCGCGGACGCATGACAGCTTCTTCGACAACCCGCTTGGCGACGACAGGTTCTCGCTCAAGGGGCAAACTGCGCGCCTCAGCGGCGAGTTGGAATGGAAGCGGACCTTTGTGACGCCAGCAGGCGTCCTGATCACGCCGCTGCTTGCTGCGCGCGGCGATGCGTTCTCGCTCAATGTCGACGACCCGAACTCGATCAGCGGCACCTCCGTCTACAATGGCGACTTCGACAACGGCGATGCGGCGACCCGCGGCATGCTGACTGCCGGTCTCGAAGTCCGTTATCCGTTCCTGATCACGACCTCCAACAGCTCGCATGTGATCGAACCGATCGCGCAGGTTTATGCGCGCCCGGACGAGCCGCTTGCAGGCGCCCTGCCGAACGAAGATGCGCAGAGCTTTGTCTTCGATGCGACCAACCTGTTCGATCGTGACAAGTTCTCGGGTTATGACCGTATCGAGGGTGGCACGCGCGCCAATATCGGCTTCCAGTACACGGGCACATTCGACAGCGGCTACAAGCTGCACGGTATCTTCGGCCAGTCCTTCCAGCTCGCCGGTGACAACTCGTTCGCCAGCCCCGATCTGGTCAATGCAGGCGCCGAATCCGGCCTCGAAACATCGCGCTCCGACTATGTCGGTCTTGGCGGCATCGAGACGCCTCAGGGTCTGGCTCTCGCAGCATCCTACCGTCTCGACGAGAAGGACTTGTCGTTCCGCCGTGGTGATTTCACTGCAGGCTTCCAGAACGACACGTTCCAGAGCCAGTTGATCTATACCCATATCACCAAGCAGCCGGACTACGGCCTCCTGGAGGATGCGGACGAATTGCAGACGAAGGCGTCGGTCAAGTTCAAGGATTACTGGTCCATCTTCGGCGGCATCGCCTGGGATCTGAACAACGACGTCATCGCCCGCAAGAGCATCGGCCTCTCCTACGAAGATGAGTGCACGATCTTCACGATCGCCTATACCGACAAGCGCGACCTGAGCGACGAGTCCGCAAGCGACTGGACGATCGGCGCCAAGTTGACGTTCCGCACGCTGGGCGACATCAACGTCGGCAACTTCGACGATCCGGACAAGAAGATCTACAACAACTAA
- a CDS encoding peptidylprolyl isomerase yields MIGARRTVTAILAGAAMCIAAAAFQPAFAASEVKAVVNGTAITSGDVAKRVAFLKLQHQKADAKSAQESLVDEALKRQEVARVRMSVSKDDVDASFARFAQGNKLTVAQLTDILTRAGVGADHFKQFIAVQMSWPRVVNARFGSAGRMSSSDLVSRMMENNKQKPETTEYMLQQVIFVVPQSKKGITAKRKSEAEASRSKYPGCDQAKVFAATMRDVSIRDLGRMLAPQLPADWKPLVEQAKGNTTATRVTDKGVEYLAICSQRQVSDDTAAEMVFRQEDLDKAKANKEAPTDENSKKYLDELRSKAQIIYR; encoded by the coding sequence ATGATTGGCGCCAGAAGAACGGTTACGGCAATCCTTGCAGGCGCTGCGATGTGCATCGCGGCTGCCGCGTTTCAGCCGGCCTTTGCCGCAAGCGAAGTCAAGGCCGTTGTCAACGGCACGGCGATCACCTCCGGTGACGTTGCCAAGCGTGTGGCCTTCCTGAAGCTGCAGCATCAGAAGGCAGATGCGAAGAGCGCCCAGGAATCGCTGGTCGACGAAGCGCTGAAGCGCCAGGAAGTCGCCCGCGTGCGCATGTCGGTCTCCAAGGACGACGTCGACGCCTCCTTCGCCCGTTTTGCGCAGGGTAACAAGCTGACCGTTGCGCAGCTGACCGACATTCTGACCCGCGCTGGCGTCGGTGCCGACCATTTCAAGCAGTTCATCGCGGTGCAGATGAGCTGGCCGCGCGTCGTCAATGCGCGCTTCGGCTCCGCCGGCCGCATGTCGAGCAGCGATCTCGTCTCGCGCATGATGGAAAACAACAAGCAGAAGCCCGAGACCACCGAGTATATGCTGCAGCAGGTGATCTTCGTGGTGCCGCAGTCGAAGAAGGGCATCACCGCCAAGCGCAAGAGCGAAGCGGAAGCATCCCGCTCGAAGTATCCAGGCTGTGATCAGGCGAAGGTCTTTGCCGCGACCATGCGTGACGTTTCCATCCGTGATCTCGGCCGCATGCTGGCCCCGCAGCTGCCGGCAGACTGGAAGCCGCTGGTCGAGCAGGCCAAGGGCAACACGACGGCAACCCGCGTGACTGACAAGGGCGTCGAGTATCTGGCGATCTGCAGCCAGCGTCAGGTTTCCGACGACACGGCCGCCGAGATGGTGTTCCGCCAGGAAGACCTCGACAAGGCGAAGGCCAACAAGGAAGCGCCGACCGACGAGAATTCCAAGAAGTACCTCGACGAACTGCGCTCCAAGGCGCAGATCATCTATCGCTGA